In a genomic window of Alphaproteobacteria bacterium:
- the rpmJ gene encoding 50S ribosomal protein L36, with the protein MKIRNSLKSAKLRDKNCRIVRRKGRVYVINKTNPRYKARQG; encoded by the coding sequence ATGAAAATCCGCAACTCGCTGAAATCGGCCAAGCTGCGCGACAAAAACTGCCGCATCGTGCGCAGGAAGGGTCGCGTTTACGTCATTAATAAGACGAATCCCCGCTATAAAGCCCGCCAGGGTTAA